A single Pseudanabaenaceae cyanobacterium SKYG29 DNA region contains:
- a CDS encoding YbaB/EbfC family nucleoid-associated protein: MAGFGGFGLGKIKEAFQKATQLKERSQELQQELEEMRLEAEAGGGLVKVTVTGNQEPTAIVISQEAIDQGKEVLEDLVLTAMRNAYHLSAKTMKDKMEALTNELGLPGAL, encoded by the coding sequence ATGGCAGGATTCGGCGGTTTTGGCTTAGGCAAAATCAAAGAGGCTTTTCAAAAGGCGACCCAGCTCAAGGAGCGCTCCCAGGAATTGCAACAGGAATTGGAAGAAATGCGCCTAGAAGCAGAGGCAGGGGGGGGGCTAGTCAAAGTGACAGTTACCGGTAACCAAGAACCCACAGCTATTGTCATCAGCCAAGAGGCGATTGATCAGGGCAAGGAAGTATTAGAAGATTTGGTGTTGACAGCAATGCGCAACGCCTACCATCTCTCCGCCAAGACAATGAAGGACAAGATGGAAGCCCTCACCAATGAACTAGGGTTGCCCGGTGCCCTCTAG
- the rsgA gene encoding ribosome small subunit-dependent GTPase A, producing MELTGQVFAVQANFYRVKLDEPCHNVDTLLCVRRARLKKIGQQVWVGDRVVITEPDWQGQRGAIAEVLPRRNYLERPGIANIDRVILMFSCQILDPVQISRFLVYSEYLQTEILLCLNKRDLIDDQTWQEWHDRLSSWGYEPLPLSVEQGEGIDCLEKRISKGVSILCGPSGVGKSSLIKYLLPQLPIGVGTVDPKLGRGRHTTRHVELFEVPGGGKLADSPGFIQPALPMGCRELGQCFPEIRRQLQDKQCEFSDCLHREEPGCQVSKDWERYEHYCQFLAEVQEQESRQAMTATPDDPLKVKKRSGGRTIVEPRLNPKKYRAVSRRQLVQSLEADLEGTGQP from the coding sequence ATGGAATTAACGGGTCAAGTTTTCGCCGTCCAAGCCAATTTCTATCGGGTCAAACTGGACGAACCCTGCCACAATGTCGATACGTTGCTGTGTGTCCGGCGTGCCCGCCTGAAAAAAATCGGTCAGCAGGTGTGGGTAGGGGACCGCGTTGTTATCACAGAACCAGACTGGCAGGGACAAAGGGGAGCGATCGCCGAGGTCTTACCCCGCCGCAACTACCTGGAACGCCCTGGCATTGCTAATATCGACCGGGTAATTCTCATGTTTTCCTGCCAAATTCTTGACCCTGTGCAGATCAGTCGCTTTCTTGTCTACAGCGAATACCTACAGACAGAAATTCTGCTCTGTCTTAACAAACGGGACCTAATTGATGACCAAACTTGGCAGGAATGGCACGATCGGTTGTCAAGTTGGGGCTATGAACCCTTGCCCTTGAGTGTGGAGCAGGGGGAAGGTATCGATTGCCTGGAAAAACGGATTAGCAAGGGGGTAAGTATTCTCTGCGGTCCATCGGGGGTAGGGAAATCCAGTTTGATTAAGTATCTATTGCCCCAATTACCGATCGGGGTGGGCACCGTAGACCCCAAGTTAGGGAGGGGCAGGCACACTACCCGCCATGTGGAGTTATTTGAGGTGCCAGGGGGGGGGAAATTAGCTGATAGCCCAGGGTTTATTCAGCCCGCTTTACCCATGGGGTGCAGGGAACTAGGGCAGTGTTTTCCCGAAATTCGCCGCCAACTGCAGGACAAGCAGTGTGAGTTTAGCGATTGTCTCCATCGGGAAGAGCCAGGTTGTCAGGTCAGCAAAGATTGGGAGCGCTATGAGCACTATTGCCAATTCCTAGCAGAAGTGCAGGAGCAAGAATCCCGCCAGGCTATGACCGCTACTCCCGATGATCCTCTCAAAGTGAAAAAACGAAGTGGCGGTAGAACAATTGTTGAACCCCGGCTCAATCCCAAAAAATATCGTGCTGTTTCCCGTCGGCAATTGGTGCAATCCCTGGAAGCAGACCTAGAGGGCACCGGGCAACCCTAG
- a CDS encoding sulfurtransferase TusA family protein yields MTLDLRGVPCPLSFVRTKLKLEQIPIGATLTVWLDPGEAIEQVPNSLSVEGHLIESLIEKDGFYELVVQRGQGK; encoded by the coding sequence ATGACCCTAGACTTGCGTGGTGTCCCCTGTCCCCTTAGTTTTGTCCGCACAAAATTAAAATTAGAACAAATACCGATCGGTGCAACTCTAACAGTTTGGCTTGATCCAGGGGAAGCGATCGAGCAGGTACCCAATAGTCTGTCCGTGGAAGGACATTTAATCGAGAGCCTGATAGAAAAAGATGGTTTCTACGAATTAGTAGTGCAGCGGGGACAAGGTAAATAA
- a CDS encoding pentapeptide repeat-containing protein has translation MRQDHYGLVGAGQNLSQRDWSYDVLIRADLRATNLRGGNFSYADLRAANLQGADLRGAILHYTCFLRADLRGADLQEAEIVECRWQGAIYDQATRFPAYFNYRSVGMIGPRANLNGAQLNTAYLRHLDLSEASLLGAYLGGADLTGANLRGARLSQADLRYAFLTGANLQGARLTGANLAGADLRATNWAEVDIDRLDSIAGADFSLAVGMSDRLRQFFLSLPGIDELHPLTRRSTRESLSV, from the coding sequence ATGAGACAGGACCACTACGGGCTAGTAGGAGCAGGACAGAATTTATCCCAGCGGGACTGGAGTTACGATGTGCTAATTCGAGCCGACCTGCGGGCAACGAACTTAAGGGGGGGCAATTTTAGCTACGCAGACTTACGGGCGGCAAACTTACAGGGGGCCGATCTCCGCGGCGCTATTCTACACTACACTTGCTTTTTACGGGCGGACTTACGGGGGGCTGATCTCCAGGAAGCCGAGATTGTGGAATGTCGGTGGCAGGGAGCAATCTACGACCAAGCTACCCGCTTTCCTGCCTATTTCAACTACCGATCGGTGGGGATGATTGGACCGAGAGCCAATTTGAACGGGGCACAACTTAACACAGCCTATCTCCGCCACCTCGACCTTAGCGAAGCCAGCCTCCTGGGGGCATATCTGGGGGGTGCTGACCTGACGGGGGCAAATTTACGGGGAGCACGCCTGAGCCAAGCCGATTTACGCTACGCCTTTTTAACGGGGGCGAATTTGCAGGGAGCGCGTCTAACGGGGGCAAATCTGGCGGGGGCAGACCTGCGGGCAACGAATTGGGCGGAGGTAGACATCGATCGGCTTGACAGCATCGCTGGGGCTGATTTTTCCTTGGCAGTGGGCATGAGCGATCGGTTACGCCAATTTTTCCTCAGCTTGCCTGGGATTGATGAACTCCATCCCCTGACCCGCCGTTCCACCCGCGAGTCATTGTCGGTCTAG
- the murJ gene encoding murein biosynthesis integral membrane protein MurJ, with amino-acid sequence MQNRSILNIAGIVGIATLLSKVMGLARQVIIAWAFGVGEAVDAYNYAYVIPGFLLILLGGINGPFHSAIVSVISRRPQAEAAVIIETVNTIVGLFLLLLTVLLVIFAEPITSLWQGLNASEVGLTTKAIAVEQLRIMAPMALLAGLIGIGFGALNASQQYWLPSISPIFSSLAVIVAVGIFALGDRADMWQGGRLLAWGTLVGAILQWLAQVPAQIRSGLGGLRLRWHIRHPGVREILGILLPATLSSGLLYINVNVDLFFAAYIPQAAAALGYAQLLVQTPLGLMSNMILVPLLPILSRLTAPEHLPQLQARIRQGLVVTALTMLPLSALLIALANPIVSLIYQRGKFTGAASEFVAAVLVGYGVGMFVYLGRDVLVRVFYALGDATTPFRLSVLGVGLNALFDWLWVGQLGAPGLAVATASVNLISVILLLILLAQKLGGLPLGAWSLPIGAISLISTLGGLVSWGIERQLPLLPNFWWQCGRLGIAGGAGLLTIGLLLLPLRLPEVEQVRQKLKI; translated from the coding sequence GTGCAAAACCGATCGATATTAAACATTGCGGGCATTGTAGGCATTGCCACGCTTTTGAGCAAAGTGATGGGACTGGCACGGCAGGTGATAATTGCCTGGGCGTTTGGTGTGGGGGAAGCAGTGGATGCCTATAACTATGCCTACGTCATTCCTGGCTTTTTGCTGATTTTGTTGGGGGGCATCAATGGACCCTTTCACAGTGCCATTGTCAGTGTCATCTCCCGTCGTCCCCAGGCAGAAGCAGCAGTGATTATCGAAACGGTCAACACGATCGTGGGTCTATTTCTGCTATTGCTGACAGTTTTGTTAGTAATTTTTGCTGAACCAATTACTTCTCTGTGGCAGGGGTTGAATGCCAGTGAGGTCGGTTTGACCACGAAGGCAATCGCCGTAGAACAGTTGCGGATTATGGCACCGATGGCATTACTGGCAGGTTTGATTGGCATCGGCTTTGGTGCCCTCAACGCTAGTCAGCAGTATTGGCTCCCTTCCATCAGTCCTATTTTTTCCAGCCTGGCAGTGATTGTGGCAGTGGGTATCTTTGCTCTGGGGGATCGTGCTGATATGTGGCAAGGGGGACGTTTGCTAGCCTGGGGGACTCTGGTGGGGGCAATTTTACAGTGGCTAGCCCAGGTACCAGCCCAAATCCGATCGGGGCTAGGGGGGTTACGGCTACGATGGCACATCCGTCATCCTGGAGTTAGGGAGATTCTGGGCATTTTGCTGCCCGCCACCCTCTCTTCTGGCTTGCTCTACATCAATGTCAATGTCGATCTATTTTTTGCTGCCTACATTCCCCAGGCGGCGGCTGCCCTGGGTTACGCGCAACTGTTAGTGCAAACTCCCCTGGGTCTGATGTCCAACATGATTTTAGTGCCCCTGCTGCCAATCCTGTCACGGTTAACTGCCCCTGAACACCTTCCGCAACTGCAGGCAAGAATTCGGCAAGGTCTAGTAGTTACCGCTTTGACCATGCTCCCCCTCAGTGCTTTGCTGATTGCCCTGGCAAACCCGATCGTGTCCCTCATCTACCAACGGGGCAAATTTACGGGGGCAGCCTCAGAATTTGTAGCAGCAGTGCTAGTGGGTTATGGTGTGGGGATGTTTGTTTATCTGGGTCGGGATGTATTAGTGCGGGTTTTCTATGCCCTGGGGGATGCTACTACCCCCTTTCGTCTGAGTGTATTGGGGGTGGGGCTAAATGCTCTCTTTGACTGGCTATGGGTAGGGCAACTAGGAGCACCGGGTCTGGCAGTAGCAACCGCCTCTGTCAATTTGATTTCCGTAATTTTATTACTGATTTTGCTGGCCCAGAAATTAGGAGGACTTCCCCTGGGGGCTTGGAGCCTCCCGATCGGTGCCATTAGCCTGATCAGTACCCTTGGCGGTCTAGTCAGCTGGGGCATAGAACGACAGTTGCCCCTTCTTCCCAATTTCTGGTGGCAGTGCGGGCGGTTAGGTATTGCTGGGGGAGCAGGACTGCTAACGATCGGTCTGTTACTCCTCCCGCTGCGGCTGCCTGAAGTAGAGCAAGTGCGCCAGAAGTTAAAAATCTAA
- a CDS encoding LysR family transcriptional regulator: MTDIPFTLDQLRILKAIAVEGSFKRAADSLFVSQPAVSLQVQHLERQLNVPLFDRGGRRAQLTEAGKLLIDYGERILNLCQETCRAIEDLQNLHGGTLVIGASQTTGTYLMPRLIGQFRQHYPAVQVHLHVHSTRRTAWSVVNGQVDLAIVGGEIPPELRHSLEIIPYALDEFVLVVPKDHALSQRQSIPREELYNLQFIVLDGQSTTRKVIDQVLAKNGVVPRQLPVTMELNSIEAIKSAVQAGLGAAFLPLTALEKELELGVLARVPIEGMVIRRLLVQIMNPHRYRSKATEAFCQHILPMFRDESVANLQLTEHLDF, from the coding sequence ATGACTGACATTCCTTTTACCCTTGACCAACTGCGTATTTTGAAAGCCATCGCTGTAGAAGGCAGCTTTAAGCGGGCAGCGGACAGTTTATTTGTGTCACAACCGGCAGTCAGTTTGCAGGTGCAACATCTGGAACGTCAATTAAATGTACCACTTTTCGACCGCGGCGGACGCCGGGCCCAGTTGACAGAGGCAGGGAAATTATTGATTGACTATGGGGAACGGATTTTGAATCTCTGTCAGGAAACCTGCCGCGCTATTGAAGACTTACAGAATTTGCACGGGGGAACACTGGTGATTGGGGCTAGCCAAACGACGGGAACCTATTTGATGCCCCGCTTGATTGGTCAATTCCGGCAGCATTATCCCGCTGTGCAGGTGCACTTACATGTCCATTCTACCCGGCGTACGGCCTGGAGTGTAGTCAATGGGCAGGTGGATTTGGCAATTGTGGGAGGAGAGATTCCGCCGGAGTTGCGCCATTCCCTGGAAATTATCCCCTATGCTCTGGATGAGTTTGTTTTGGTGGTGCCCAAGGACCATGCCTTGTCCCAACGACAGTCTATCCCCAGAGAGGAGTTGTACAATCTGCAGTTTATTGTCCTGGATGGTCAGTCCACCACTAGGAAAGTGATTGACCAAGTGCTCGCCAAAAATGGGGTGGTGCCCCGCCAGTTGCCCGTAACCATGGAGCTAAATTCTATTGAAGCAATTAAAAGCGCAGTACAAGCGGGTCTAGGGGCGGCTTTCTTGCCTCTGACTGCCCTGGAAAAGGAGTTGGAGTTGGGGGTATTGGCACGGGTTCCGATCGAGGGAATGGTAATCCGCCGTCTGTTAGTGCAAATTATGAATCCCCACCGCTACCGCTCAAAAGCAACGGAGGCGTTTTGCCAGCATATCCTGCCTATGTTCCGCGATGAAAGTGTGGCGAACCTACAATTGACGGAGCACTTAGATTTTTAA
- a CDS encoding ATP-binding protein, with protein sequence MADTSIKMQISIPPIEGAEDIPVAAVQALATKMGFSPDRVQDIAQALTEACVNAIIYSDSDADVEIVILACQNSLILEVRDKGPGFEPDAVPPPNFELISEMGVKNGGFGIHMIKALVDKLEIESSNKGTVVRMSTFLSKADNQS encoded by the coding sequence ATGGCAGATACTTCTATTAAGATGCAGATTTCTATCCCCCCCATCGAGGGGGCGGAGGATATACCTGTTGCTGCTGTGCAAGCCCTAGCGACTAAAATGGGATTTAGCCCCGATCGGGTACAAGACATTGCCCAAGCCCTGACGGAAGCCTGTGTCAACGCCATAATTTACAGCGATTCCGATGCTGATGTAGAAATTGTGATATTGGCGTGCCAAAATAGTCTAATATTAGAGGTCAGGGACAAAGGTCCTGGCTTTGAACCCGATGCCGTACCCCCTCCCAATTTTGAGTTAATCTCAGAAATGGGGGTAAAAAATGGTGGGTTTGGTATCCACATGATCAAAGCCCTAGTTGACAAACTAGAGATCGAGTCCTCTAATAAGGGCACAGTAGTCCGTATGAGTACCTTCTTGTCCAAGGCAGATAACCAATCATGA
- a CDS encoding STAS domain-containing protein, which yields MTHSSFLQDELKISSKEEDNKVTLKLEGALSATTVPYFRQTVQPYLDRPVAEIILDFSGVTKVVSRGVGAAIDIAVQIKKIGGRMRVENIGKFSRSLYIQGVHLVADVPELEGFEP from the coding sequence ATGACTCACTCCTCCTTTTTACAAGACGAGTTAAAAATTTCCTCCAAGGAAGAAGACAACAAAGTTACCCTCAAGTTAGAGGGTGCTCTGAGTGCTACCACGGTGCCCTACTTTCGCCAAACGGTGCAGCCTTACCTCGATCGTCCTGTGGCTGAAATTATCCTGGACTTTTCTGGGGTGACCAAGGTAGTGAGTCGGGGTGTGGGAGCAGCGATCGATATAGCTGTACAGATTAAGAAAATTGGCGGTAGGATGCGGGTGGAGAATATAGGCAAGTTTAGCCGTTCCCTCTACATCCAGGGGGTACACCTAGTAGCCGATGTGCCTGAGTTAGAGGGCTTTGAGCCCTAG
- a CDS encoding ABC transporter permease → MLSYILQDSLTIWWGDWLDLRVRLPQVIASGLISPMIYIIAFGFGLGNTIDIKVTGGNYLFFILPGMVALSSMTISFGGTTFSVCGDRLYSKTFEELLIAPVHPLSLYLGKMLAGVTRGGITAISLAIVGLLVSGNWYFLHPLFLFVVFANSMVFSGLGVIVGLKVRSLEAVGLYNNFLIVPMSFLGATFFEPTQLPLVLKPIVYLLPLTHASIGLRAVLAGSIPPWNTFVVLLGLSVFLGWLGAYQFSHQQE, encoded by the coding sequence ATGCTTAGTTACATCCTGCAGGACAGTTTAACAATTTGGTGGGGAGATTGGCTGGATTTACGGGTGCGGTTACCCCAGGTAATTGCTTCTGGTCTAATTTCCCCGATGATTTACATCATTGCCTTTGGCTTTGGCTTAGGAAACACGATAGACATCAAAGTGACAGGGGGCAACTATCTCTTCTTTATTTTGCCGGGGATGGTCGCCCTCTCTTCTATGACTATCAGCTTTGGCGGTACGACCTTTTCGGTTTGTGGCGATCGACTCTACAGTAAGACCTTTGAGGAGTTATTGATTGCACCTGTTCATCCCCTCTCTCTGTATCTAGGTAAAATGTTGGCGGGGGTAACTAGGGGCGGCATTACAGCTATTTCCCTTGCCATTGTAGGCTTGCTAGTGTCTGGCAATTGGTATTTTCTCCATCCCCTATTTTTGTTCGTGGTATTTGCCAATTCCATGGTGTTTTCCGGTTTGGGGGTGATCGTGGGATTGAAGGTGCGTTCCCTGGAGGCAGTCGGTCTCTATAACAACTTCTTAATTGTGCCCATGTCCTTTCTGGGTGCTACCTTCTTTGAACCCACTCAGCTCCCTCTGGTCTTGAAACCGATCGTTTATCTTTTACCGCTTACCCATGCCAGTATAGGTCTACGGGCAGTCTTGGCGGGTAGCATCCCACCCTGGAATACATTTGTGGTTCTGTTGGGGTTGTCTGTCTTCTTAGGATGGCTGGGGGCTTACCAGTTCTCCCACCAGCAGGAGTAA
- a CDS encoding ammonium transporter produces MLAARSFRRRQQQRTKVNWRVCLPFAALIGVFWVYAASAQNSPTPEQMAADLKVGLDTLWVAVASFLVFFMNAGFGLVESGFCRRKNAVNILAKNLIVFAIATVAFWVVGFGLMFGDGNDFVGLNGFFLTGKDNSPATGDAYEGVFSSLSWTGIPLQAKFLFQLVFAGTAATIVSGAVAERIKFVAFLIFSFLLVAISYAITGHWVWGGGWLSKIGFWDFAGSTVVHSVGGWAALVGAGLLGPRIGRYGEDGTVRALPGHNMTSATLGCLILWLGWFGFNPGSTMALDGRLITHIALTTNLAAATGGLAATVTAWLVLGKPDLSMIINGILAGLVAITAPCAFVTLPAAALIGIIGGILVVFAVGFFDKLQFDDPVGATSVHLVCGIWGTLAVGLFSVGPNTDIGNNFILYTAGPAKGLLLGGGLDGLIPQIIGVLTVGAFTTIFSFAAWLAIAAVTGGIRVDKEEELKGLDVGEHGMEAYSGFALETIE; encoded by the coding sequence GTGTTAGCAGCACGATCGTTTAGGCGCAGACAGCAGCAACGCACTAAAGTCAACTGGCGGGTGTGTTTACCCTTTGCTGCTTTGATTGGGGTGTTTTGGGTGTATGCCGCTAGTGCCCAGAATAGCCCCACGCCCGAGCAGATGGCCGCGGACCTGAAAGTAGGCTTAGATACCCTGTGGGTAGCTGTGGCTTCCTTCCTGGTATTTTTTATGAATGCTGGTTTCGGTCTGGTGGAATCAGGCTTTTGTCGCCGTAAGAATGCGGTCAATATTTTGGCAAAAAACCTAATTGTGTTTGCTATTGCTACCGTTGCCTTCTGGGTAGTGGGCTTTGGCTTGATGTTTGGGGATGGGAATGACTTTGTTGGTCTCAATGGTTTCTTTTTGACGGGGAAAGATAACAGTCCAGCCACAGGGGATGCCTACGAAGGTGTTTTTAGTTCCCTCAGCTGGACGGGCATACCCCTCCAGGCGAAGTTTTTGTTCCAGTTAGTCTTTGCCGGCACAGCTGCCACGATCGTTTCTGGGGCAGTAGCAGAGCGAATCAAATTTGTGGCGTTTCTAATTTTTAGTTTCCTCTTAGTGGCGATTTCCTACGCTATTACAGGTCACTGGGTCTGGGGTGGTGGCTGGCTATCGAAAATTGGCTTTTGGGACTTTGCTGGTTCTACGGTTGTCCACTCGGTAGGGGGTTGGGCAGCGCTGGTAGGGGCGGGTTTGCTAGGACCCCGCATAGGTCGCTATGGCGAAGATGGGACTGTGCGGGCACTGCCTGGACACAATATGACTTCCGCTACTCTGGGCTGTTTAATTCTCTGGTTGGGATGGTTCGGCTTCAATCCTGGCTCGACAATGGCATTAGACGGCAGATTGATTACTCATATTGCTCTGACAACTAACTTAGCGGCAGCAACGGGGGGACTGGCAGCTACAGTTACAGCTTGGCTGGTTTTGGGTAAACCGGATTTGTCCATGATCATCAACGGTATTCTAGCCGGATTGGTGGCAATTACTGCCCCTTGTGCCTTTGTCACTCTGCCAGCAGCAGCTCTGATTGGAATCATTGGCGGGATTCTGGTTGTATTTGCGGTAGGCTTCTTTGACAAGCTACAGTTTGATGACCCCGTGGGAGCAACTTCTGTGCACTTGGTCTGTGGTATCTGGGGTACCTTAGCCGTGGGATTATTCTCTGTTGGGCCCAACACCGATATTGGCAACAACTTCATTCTCTACACTGCTGGACCAGCTAAGGGACTACTTTTAGGTGGTGGTTTAGATGGTCTCATTCCCCAAATCATCGGTGTCTTGACGGTGGGAGCCTTCACTACTATCTTTAGCTTTGCTGCCTGGTTAGCAATTGCTGCTGTCACAGGTGGGATAAGGGTAGATAAAGAAGAGGAACTAAAAGGCTTGGATGTGGGAGAACACGGCATGGAAGCCTACAGTGGCTTTGCCCTGGAAACGATCGAGTAG